The nucleotide sequence TATTGGTCCAAAAACCGGAATCCAAGCATAAGCCCAATCTGAATCTCCTTTTCCTGATATAGGAAATATTGCATGTGCAATCCTAGGTGATAAATCTCTTGCTGGATTCATTGCATATCCTGTAGGTCCACCAAGTGCAGCACCTAAAATAAAGATGATTGCACTTACAACCACAATTGCCCCCATACCATCAGCTACTTTGACTGTACCTACTGTAGCCAGACTGAATACAAGAACAGCTGTAGCCAAAAACTCTGTCAAAAAGTTAGCTGGATAATTTCTTATTGCCGGTATAGTACAAAATATACTGAGCTTTGCAGATTTATCTTCCGTTTCTGCCCAATGAGGAAGATAAGCGAGCCAAACAAGAGTTGCTCCAACCACACCTCCAAGCATTTGAGCTACAACATAACCAGGAACCTGGGCTGCCGGAAACTTACCAATAACAGCAAATGCTATAGTTAATGCAGGATTAAAATGATTGCTAAAATCCTGAAATAAAAATGCAGGAACTCCAACTGCAAAAGCCCAACCAATGGTTACAACTATCCATCCTGAGTTTTGACCTTTACTTTTGGCAAGAGTACAGTTAGCACAGACACCATCTCCTAAAAATACAAGCATTGCAGTACCCACAAATTCTGCCAAATAATGCGACATAATATAACCTCCCATTTCAATTATAAATGAATAAAAAATATATAATTTGTAACCGGTTACACTTAAAACAAATAAAAAAGCCATATGCTAAAATAAATCTTTTTTTCAAAAGACTTTTAAAAGCATATGGCTACTCGTAATCTCTGCCAAAATATATATTCGATATACATAAATATTATAACTAATTAACATTCTAAAAGTCAATAATAAATTTTTCAATAATTTTAAAACACATACAAGAAACAATTAATTAATTTTAACTATGTATTTACATTTTACACTATATTTATACTTATAATCTGATCCTTCGTATCAATTAAGAAGAGCTTTTTACCTTTTCCAGCTCTATTTTGAACTCTAATATCGCTAATATTTACAGTAATTTTTTGACTTTTTTTTAATTTTAATAATAATTTTCTATTTAAATCTCTCTCACTTAAAAGTGATACAAAAATAACTTCATCATCTTCATTTAAATTTATGCCAGTAACTCCTGATGCAATTTTACCCATAGGATTTACATTATTTGTTTCAAACTCTATGCACATCATTTTTTGGGTAATTAATATTACTTTTTCATTATTCCCATTTGATATATAGACTCCAATTAATTTGTCATCATCTCTTTTAAATTTATAAGCTGTACTCAAATCATAATTTCCATTAAATTCACACAGTGATGTTTTCTTTATCATTCCATATTTTGTGAAAAAGTAAATATATTCTTCATCACTAAATTTATTTATTGAAAAAATATTTAAAATATTATCTTTCTTTAGTCCATTAAATATATTTTTAATGTCTATACCATCCTCAATATTTTGCAGCATGCGTGCATTTATAGAATATACTTCTCCATCTTTTGTAAATATTAATATCCTGCTCGATGAATCAGTACAAAGTTTAATACTATTCTTTGTTAACTTTTTATCTCTTCTAGATTTTAGAATTCCATTCCTATCAATTATAATTTCAAAACTTTTATTTTCACATTCATTTACAAATTTCATAAAATTGACTTCATCATTATTAGATAGATTAAACATTTGAAATGGCATTATATTTCTATCCATTTCACATATATCAGGTATTTCAATAGTAAAATTTAATCCATTTTTAGTCTTTATATATATATATCTTTTGCTTTCTTCAAATATATGCACATTTAAAAGTTCTTCATTGTTTTTCAATTTTAGTGCCATTATTTTAGTATATGTTGTATCAAATCTTTCAAGAGATGTCTTTTTTATACCACCCTTATTTGTGAAAAAAACAAATTGAAATTGATCATGAAAGTCATTGATACTGTATACGGCTATTATTCTTTCTTGATCAAGATCTATTCCCTTTATTATATTATCTATCTTTTCACCTTTATCCTTCCATTTAAATTCAGGCACATTTACCCCTCTGACTTTATATAGATTTCCTTTATTAGTAAAAAATATTAGAGAATGTTTTGTATTAGATTTTATTAAAAATTTGCTAAAATCACCCTCTCTATATTCAATGTCGGAAACACTAGGATTAGAACGATTGTATGATCTTAATGAAACTCTTTTTATGAATCCATCATTTGAAAGTGTTACCACAATATCTTCGTCAACTATAATATCCTCCACTTCAATCTTAGCTTCACTATCATTTTCAATTATTGAAGTTCTTCTGCTATCTCCATATTTATTTTTAATTTCCAAAAGTTCTTTTTTTATAAGTTTAAATAATTCCCTATCACTACTCAATATTTTTTGCAATTTATTTATCTTCCTGCAAAGCTCATTATATTCCTTTTCAAATGTTTTTATCTCAAGACCTGTAAGTCTATAAAGCATAAGTTCTAGTATTGACTCTGACTGTATACCTGTAAATCCAAATTTATCTATAAGATTTTTCTGTGCATCTTTTTTAGATTTAGACGATCTTATTGTAATTATAACCTCATCCATTATACCAATTGCTTTTATAAACCCTTCTACTATATGGAATCTCTTTTTAGCTATATTTAATTCGGTCGTAGTTCTTCTCATTACAACATCTTTTTGATAATCTACATAATGTCTTAATATAGTTTTAAGTCCCATAGTCTGTGGTTTTCCATCCGCGAGCGCAACCATATTAAATGAGATATTGCACTGCAGATCAGTTTTTTTGAAAAGATACTTTAGGACTTTATCAGCAGTTCCCATATCTACAGACTTCTTAAACTCTATAACAGCTCTTATTCCAGTTCTATCTGACTCGTCTCTTATATCAGAAATAACCTCCAATACTTTAGAATGTTTTTTATCAGCTGTCATATCAGAAATAGTCTGAAGTAATTTTGCTTTGCTTCTCCTATATGGGAATTCAGTAATTACTATTCCAAGTCTACCATTATCAAGTCTTTGTATATTAGTTTTAGCCCTTAGTGTTACCTTTCCCTCTCCACTTTCATATGCAGACAAAAGTGAATTTTTCCCTATTAAAATTCCACCTGTAGGAAGATCCGGTCCTTTAACATAATTCATTAATCCACAAGTATCTATATCGGGTTTATCAATTATAGCAACACATGCATCTATGACTTCATTTAAATTATGTGGTGGTATATTAGTTGCAAGTCCAACTGCTATACCAAATGATCCATTTACAAGTATATTAGGATATCTCGACGGAAGTACCTCTGGTTCCTTTTCAGATCCAGAATAGTTATCAACCATATCGACTACATCTTTATCTATATCCCTTATCATTTCCATTGAAATATTTGTAAGTCTGGCTTCCGTGTAACGCATTGCAGCTGCACAATCGCCATCCTGGCTTCCCCAATTGCCGTGTCCATCTATAAGCGGCATTCTTGTTGTAAAATTCTGTGCAAGAATTACCATTGAATCGTAAACAGATGAATCTCCATGAGGATGATATTTACCCAAAATATCTCCAACTATTCTTGCAGATTTATAATAAGGTCTATCTGGAAATGCTTTAAGCATATAAGCTCCATAAATTATCCTCCTATGCACAGGTTTTAAACCATCCCTTACATCAGGGATAGCTCTTTCCTTTGCAACATCTACTGCATATGGAAGATAATTATCAGGCATAGCCTCTTCTAAAGGTATTTGAACTATATTTTTATCAACTGGTATATTTATCTTTTTTGTCACAGATTATCCTCCTTTTAAAATTCCGCATATTTATACATATAATTTTTTCTAGGGGCAACAACTTCACCCATTAAAAGCGATACCATTTTCTCAGCTTTTGCCGCATCATCTATTGTTATTTTGTCAAGTGTTCTCGTTTCAGGATTAAGTGTAGTTTCCCATAATTGATCAGGATTCATTTCACCAAGTCCTTTATATCTTTGAATCAGAACTCCCCTTCCAATTTCATTTTTGGCCTTTTTAAGTCCTTCTTCATCATACGCATATTTTACAATATTTTTACCTTTATTTTCTTTATAGACCTTGTATAAAGGCGGCTGGGCTATATATAAATGTCCATTCATTATAAGCTGTCTCATATATCTATATATGTATGTCATCCACAGGGTTCTTATATGAAATCCGTCAACATCTGCATCAGACATTATAATTATCTTATCATATTTCAAATCATCCTCATTATAATTTTCAAGTATACCCGTACCTATAGCCGTATTAAACATTTTTAATTCTTCACTTCCAAGCACGTTTTCAAGATTTTGTTTCTCTGTATTCATAATTTTTCCCTTAGATGGCATTATAGTTTGAAATCTTCTATCTCTTGCCTGTTTAGCTGATCCACCAGCTGAATCTCCTTCGACAACGATAAATTCACACACGGATGAATCTTTTATAGTACAAACCGCAA is from Clostridium fermenticellae and encodes:
- a CDS encoding DNA topoisomerase IV subunit A; this translates as MTKKINIPVDKNIVQIPLEEAMPDNYLPYAVDVAKERAIPDVRDGLKPVHRRIIYGAYMLKAFPDRPYYKSARIVGDILGKYHPHGDSSVYDSMVILAQNFTTRMPLIDGHGNWGSQDGDCAAAMRYTEARLTNISMEMIRDIDKDVVDMVDNYSGSEKEPEVLPSRYPNILVNGSFGIAVGLATNIPPHNLNEVIDACVAIIDKPDIDTCGLMNYVKGPDLPTGGILIGKNSLLSAYESGEGKVTLRAKTNIQRLDNGRLGIVITEFPYRRSKAKLLQTISDMTADKKHSKVLEVISDIRDESDRTGIRAVIEFKKSVDMGTADKVLKYLFKKTDLQCNISFNMVALADGKPQTMGLKTILRHYVDYQKDVVMRRTTTELNIAKKRFHIVEGFIKAIGIMDEVIITIRSSKSKKDAQKNLIDKFGFTGIQSESILELMLYRLTGLEIKTFEKEYNELCRKINKLQKILSSDRELFKLIKKELLEIKNKYGDSRRTSIIENDSEAKIEVEDIIVDEDIVVTLSNDGFIKRVSLRSYNRSNPSVSDIEYREGDFSKFLIKSNTKHSLIFFTNKGNLYKVRGVNVPEFKWKDKGEKIDNIIKGIDLDQERIIAVYSINDFHDQFQFVFFTNKGGIKKTSLERFDTTYTKIMALKLKNNEELLNVHIFEESKRYIYIKTKNGLNFTIEIPDICEMDRNIMPFQMFNLSNNDEVNFMKFVNECENKSFEIIIDRNGILKSRRDKKLTKNSIKLCTDSSSRILIFTKDGEVYSINARMLQNIEDGIDIKNIFNGLKKDNILNIFSINKFSDEEYIYFFTKYGMIKKTSLCEFNGNYDLSTAYKFKRDDDKLIGVYISNGNNEKVILITQKMMCIEFETNNVNPMGKIASGVTGINLNEDDEVIFVSLLSERDLNRKLLLKLKKSQKITVNISDIRVQNRAGKGKKLFLIDTKDQIISINIV
- a CDS encoding MIP/aquaporin family protein — protein: MSHYLAEFVGTAMLVFLGDGVCANCTLAKSKGQNSGWIVVTIGWAFAVGVPAFLFQDFSNHFNPALTIAFAVIGKFPAAQVPGYVVAQMLGGVVGATLVWLAYLPHWAETEDKSAKLSIFCTIPAIRNYPANFLTEFLATAVLVFSLATVGTVKVADGMGAIVVVSAIIFILGAALGGPTGYAMNPARDLSPRIAHAIFPISGKGDSDWAYAWIPVFGPIIGGIAGALLFAMIF